GCAGCTGTCGTCGCATTGGCGGCCGGTATCGCAAACCCGGTTTTTGCCGATGACAGCAAGACGCTGCCGATTGCGGCGCAGATGTACACATTGCGCAACGCCGGAACGCTTGAGGAGCAGCTTGCCATCCTCAACCGCGCCGGCGTTTCCGCCGTTGAAACGGTGGATATGCAGAAGGTTAGCGCCAGTGAGCTGAACGCGCTTCTGGAAAAGCACAAGATCAAGGTCATTTCCTCGCATGTGCCGATCGACAAGCTGCGCGGCAACCTCGATGAGGTCATCACCGAGCAGAAGGCCGTCGGCAATCCTGTGGTGACCGTGCCGTTCCTGAAGCCGGAAGACCGCCCGAAGGATGCCGCAGGCTGGACCGCCTTCGGCAAGGAGCTCGGCGGCTATGCCGACAAGCTGTCGGCCGCAGGCCTCTCCATGGCCTATCACAACCACGATTTTGAAATGGCCAAGTTCGACGGCAAGACGGCGCTCGAGCTGCTGCTCGATGCCGCCGGTCCGAAACTGCAGAGCGAACTCGATGTCGCCTGGGTGGCGCGTAGCGGCACTGATCCGGCGGAATTCCTCGGCACCTTAAAGGGCCGGGTATTTGCCATCCACGCCAAGGACAATGCGCCTGCGGGCACGGCGGAAAACGAGCGCGGCTTTGCAACGCTTGGAACCGGCGTTCTCGACTGGAAGGCAATTCTGCCGGCGGCCAAGCAGGCCGGTGTCAAGCTGTTCATTCTTGAACACGACCTTCCGCTCGATGCCGAAGCGGTCGTGACCAAGGGTAACGCGTTCCTGAACGAACGCCTTCCGACCCTTCAGTAAACACTGCCAGTAAAACCAGAACCGCTCCCCGGCGGCGGGTTTCGCCGGGGCGCATGAGGTTCGACAGACGCATAGCCAGTTTCCGCCGCATTGCGACGGGGAGCGCTTCGTCTCGTCGAGTTTTTCCCAAAGACCACTCGGAGGAGTTATCATGGCAGACAATCATTATGATGCGATTGTTGTCGGCTCAGGCATCAGTGGAGGCTGGGCCGCGAAGGAACTCACGCAAAAGGGCCTGAAAGTCCTGATGCTGGAGCGTGGCCGCAATATCGAGCACGTCACCGACTACCAGAATGCCGACAAGGAAGCCTGGGATTATCCCCATCGCAACCGCGCCACGCAGGAGATGAAGGCGAAATATCCCGTCCTCAGCCGCGATTACCTGCTGGAAGAAGCAACACTCGGCATGTGGGCCGATGAGCAGGAAACGCCCTATGTCGAGGAAAAGCGCTTCGACTGGTTCCGCGGTTATCATGTCGGCGGCCGCTCATTGCTCTGGGGGCGCCAGACCTATCGCTGGTCGCAGACCGATTTTGAGGCCAATGCGAAAGACGGCATCGCCGTCGACTGGCCGATCCGTTATGAAGACGTCTCCCCCTGGTATGACTATGTCGAGCGTTTTGCCGGCATCTCCGGCAGCCGCGAGGGGTTGGATATTCTTCCCGATGGCGAATTCCTGCCGCCCATTCCGCTCAATTTCGTCGAGCAGGATGTCGCCAGCCGGCTGAAGAAGGCTTTCAAGGGTACGCGCCACCTCATCAATTCGCGCTGCGCCAACATTACCCAGGAGCTTCCCGATCAGGAGCGCACCCCCTGTCAGTTCCGCAACAAGTGTCGGCTGGGCTGTCCCTTCGGCGGCTATTTCAGCACGCAGGCCTCGACCCTGCCTGCGGCCGTCGCCACCGGTAATCTGACGCTGCGGCCCTTCTCCATCGTCAAGGAAATCCTCTACGACAAGGATAAGAAGAAGGCGCGCGGTGTCGAGATCATCGATGCCGAGACGAACCTGACCTATGAATATACCGCCGACATCATCTTCCTGAACGCCTCGACGCTGAACTCGACATGGGTGCTGATGAATTCGGCGACCGATGTCTGGGAAGGCGGGCTTGGCAGCAGCTCCGGTGAACTCGGCCATAATGTGATGGACCACCATTTCCGCATGGGCGCGACCGGCCAGGTGGACGGTTTCGAGGACTTCTATTTCAAGGGCCGCCGTCCGGCGGGCTTCTACATTCCGCGTTTCCGCAATACCGGCGATGACAAGCGCAAATATCTGCGCGGTTTCGGTTATCAGGGATCGGCCAGCCGTTCACGCTGGGAGCGGGAAATCGCCGAGCTAAACATCGGTGCCGACTATAAGGATACCCTGACCGAGCCGGGCGGCTGGACCATTGGCATGACCGCCTTCGGCGAAATGCTGCCCTATCACGATAACCGCGTGAAGCTCGATCATGACAAGAAGGACAAATGGGGCCTGCCGGTCCTTTCCATGAATGTCGAGATGAAGCAGAACGAACTCGACATGCGTGAAGATATGGTCAATGACGCCGTCGAGATGTTCGAGGCGGTCGGCATCAAGAACGTCAAGCCCTCGCGGGGTACCTACGCCCCCGGCATGGGCATTCACGAAATGGGAACGGCCCGCATGGGACGCGACCCGAAAACCTCCGTCCTCAACGGCAACAACCAGGTCTGGGATGCACCCAATGTCTTCGTCACCGACGGTGCCTGCATGACCTCTGCCTCCTGCGTTAACCCGTCCTTGACCTACATGGCGCTGACGGCGCGTGCTGCCGAGTTTGCCGTTTCCGAACGTAAGAAGGGGAACCTGTGATGAACAGACGCGAACTGTTGAAACTGATAGCCATTGCCACGGGCCTTCCGCTGATCGGCGCGGATGTCCTCACGGCGGCGGAAAATGCCGCCAAACCAGCCGGCGGCGGCCATGTGTTCAGCCCGGAGGAAATCCGGTTTCTGGACGAGGTGGCGGAGACCATCATTCCCCGCACCTCCACGCCGGGTGCGAAGGATGCTGAAGTGGGTGCATTCATGGCCGTCTATGCCGCCGATTGTTATACCGACGAGCAGCGGGCGCTCTTCCTTTCGGCAATCCCCGAAATAGAGAAACGTAGTCAGGCAGACCATAAAAAGGGCTTTCTGGATCTGACGGCAGAACAGAAGCAGGCGTTGCTTTCTGCGCTGGACAAGCAGGCCAGGGCGGAACAGACGCCGGCAAAGCCGCATGCCTTTACGCTGGTCAAGCAGTTGACGCTGCTCGGTTTCTTCACCTCGAAGATCGGCGCTACGGAAGTTCTCGTCTATGACGAGATTCCCGGTGGTTTCGAAGACCGCGTTCCCTACAAGAAGGGCACGCCTGCCTGGGGCACGACCTGAACCGAGAACCATCGGCCCGTCCGCCTTTGCGGGCGGGCCGCATTCATGCGGCAAGACAAGGATGACACGATGCGCAATATATCAATCATCGCGGCAGCGATGCTAGCGGCCAGCACCGTTCCCGCTCTTTCGGAGGGCGATGTTGCCAAGGGGGAGGCGGTCTTCAAGCGCTGTTCCGCCTGTCACGCCATCGGCGAGGGCGCCAAAAACCGGGTCGGCCCGCAGCTTAACGGCATCATCGGCCGCGCAGCGGGCGGCGTGCCTGATTATACTTATTCGAGCGCGATGAAAAAAGCGGGTGAGGACGGGCTCGTCTGGACGCCGGAAGAATTGCGGGATTTCCTGAGCGCGCCAAAGAAGAAAATACCCGGAAACAAGATGGCGCTCGCCGGCATCAGTAAACCGGAAGATCTGGACAATCTCATCGCCTATATCGAGAGCACGGCTTCCAAGCCGGCTGAGTGAGAGCTGCGGGGCTGCCCGGTCGAGGCACGGCCCTTGGCGAAGGCCAAGCAAATGGTCAGGCGTCGCCACCCTAAACCTGGCTGGTTTCGCCCTCCGCCAGCTGGGCAAGGCCCGGCAGGTTGCAGACCAGAAGTTTCTGCCGCCCGCCCTGCACCAGACCCTTGCTTTCCCAGCTGGAAAGAATGCGCGAAACGGTGTGCAGCGTCGTGCCGGTCATTTCGGCTATATCCTGACGCGAAATCGGGAAGTCGATACGGATGCCGTCCAGTTCCTTGCGTCCCGCCTGTTGCGAAAGGCGCAGCACGGCATGGGCCACCCGGCGCTCCACTTCCTGCGTCGACATTTCGCGGATGCGCGTATGGGCTTCTTCAAGACGCTGGCCTATCGTCTGCATGGCGGAGACGGCAAGATGCGGGTTCTGTTCGACGAATTGCGGCCAGAGGTCCGTCTGCCAGGATAGAATCACGCTTTCGGCCGCCGTCGTGGCGGTGCCGGGATAATCCGACCGTTGCAGCGCCCGGGCGAAGCCGAAGAGATCGCCGGGATGCACCATACGCACGATGATCTGCTGGCCGTCATGGGTCACCTGCGTCACCTTCAGGCGGCCGTGTATGAGCAGGAAGAAATGCGCGGCGGACTGGCCCTGCTCGAAAATGGCCTCGCCCGGCGGCACCAGCCGGGATGTGGCGTGGGTCAGCAGTCCGTCCAGCTCATCGTCGGCCATCTTGGCAAACAAGGCCAGCGACCGGATGACGCTTCGGTCAATCTTCACTTGCACCCTCTCCGGTGATTGGCCGCCGCCTTGGTTCCCGCCATGGGCAACCGGGTGTCGGCCTTTTCTGTATCCTCACAATACAGCACTATCACTGGCTGAAGAAGAACAAATGATATGAATCAACTAATTGTTTTAATTGACGATTATCAAGAAATCAGACGGGCTGCACGAAGCTTTTCGACAAGCGGCGCATACCACCGCGTATCCTTCACCAGCCGGAAACCGAGATTGTCAGGCGGCACGCCAACGGCGCAGCCGCCGCTTTTCGGGTTTTTGACGAAGGCGCTCATCGCCGCCCGGTGTTTTCCCGATGCGACGGGAATGCCGCAGGCGGCGGCGGTGTCGACCACTTCGCCATCCTTGCCGAGCGTCACACGGTGGCTGCAACTCGCGGTCCATTCCCAGATATTGCCGCCGAAATCGGCAAGGCCATATTCGTTTTCGCCGAAGCTGCCATAGGATTGCGGAACGGGATTGCCCGCCGCCTTGCGGCTGGTCTGCCGCTCGTAATCCGCCAGCCAGCGCAAAGCGGGATTTTCGCTATCCGCAGCAACGCCAAGTGTCTCATCCGGAAAAAGTGATCCGGCGGCAAAGGCAAGTTCAGCGTCGCTCGGCAGGCGCCAGACAGCGCCGGTCCGCTCGCTCAGCCACTTCGCATAGGCGTGGGCGTCATCCTGGCTGATGCCGGTTGCCGGTATCTCGCCGCCGACGGGGGCGGCGAAGCCGGGTTCAGGCTGCTGGCAGCCGCCTTCCGCCACGCAGCGTGCATAATTCGCGCTCGACACCTGATATTTCATGATCGTCAGATTTTGCCGCATCGTCAGGTCAACCATTGGGCCATCGACGGCATACCCATCGCGGAAATATTCACCCTCCGCCCGGTAGGTGAAACGTCCCGCGGGCACCGTAACGACCTGTGGAGCCGTCATGGCCGCGCGGGTATCAGCGCCGCTGCGGATGATCCCGGACTGGAAACCGATCGCCGTTGCCAGCACTGTTGCAAGCGAGAGCGGCAAAAGAAGCGAGACGGCATTTGGGAAATGGCTATTGCCGGGAATGCCCATGAGAACCTGCCTGCGTCGTGGAGACGCCAAAGTTCGGGCCTGCTTTCAGGCCGCAGAGAGCCGAAGGGGGAGCGCGCCGCGGCTGTCGGCGGCGCGCTCCCGTTTGCGTCAGATGCTCGATGGGGCGAGCACCGCCTGCATCAGGGTGTTGTTCCACTCACCCGTGACCTTGAAGTGGGCTGCAGCGCCCAGTTCGAAGGCTTCGATGAGGTTGTGGTTGACGTAGGCGTAGATGCCGGGCTGCTCGAAGGTGTAGAAGGCCGCGCCCGCCGTGCCGCCGGGGATGAACCAGGTTTCCTGGTCGAGATCCGGCGGGTTGCGGAATTTGCCCGTCGCCCAGACGTAGTCGCCGTGGCCGCCGATGAGGTGCGGGCGGGTGTCGCGGTTCGCCTGCGAATGAACGATCAGCACCTTTTCACCCACAGCGGCCTGAAGGGCATGTTCCCCTGTCAGGGCACCGACTGCGCCATTGAACACGATGTGGCTTGGCGTCAGCTTGCGCATCACTTCCAGCGTGTCGGCCATGGCGTCACCGGCGCTTTCATATTTCTTGAAATTGCCGTTCTCGTCACGCGGGATGTAGAAGTCCTGCTCGCCGACATAATAGACCTTGTCATAAACAAGCTCCTTGCCGTGGCCGTCCGTCAGGCCCTCACGCGGCAGCACCATGATCGCGCCATTCATGCCCGAGGTGACATGCCACGGCACCATGCCGGGAGGTGCGCAGTGATAAACGAAGACGCCGGCCTTGGTGGCCTTGAAACGCAGGATCGCCTTTTCACCGGGGTTGACGATGGTGAGCCCGCCGCCGCCGAGCGCGCCGGTGGCCGAGTGGAAATCGATGTTGTGCTGCAGCTCGTTGGTATCGGGGTTGATGAGGGTCAGCTCGACGTAGTCGTCCTGATGCACCACCATCAAGGGGCCGGGAACCGAGCCGTTGAAGGTCATGGCGTGAACCTCGGTGCCCTTGTCGTCGAGGATCATCTTCTGTTCCTTGATCGTGAGCGTGAACTCGACGATCTTCGGTCCGCCTTCGGCTTTCTGGGTGTGGGCGTGCACGAAGGGCGGCTTGACGAGATCAACCTTTGCGCGAGGCAGCGCTGCAATCTCCGCGCTCGTCAATGGCTTTGCTGCGGCCTTCTTTTCCTCTGCCGCGCCCGCCGCCGAGGGGATGATCATGGGGGCTATAGCCCCTGCAAATGCTGCGCCTGCGAGAATATTGCGCCGTGTGATGTGGAAGGTTTCCGTCATCATGTTTCTCCTGTCCCTCTTAGGGCAGAGCATGTTTCGCTCTGTCACAGCATTTGTAGCGGAGGAGCGGAAATACAATTTGAGATGGAACAAACTTCGCTTTCGGCGCCCTGCGACATTTTGGCAGGCGGCTGAAGGCTGGGGAGGAAGCGTCGCACCTCCTCTTTGCCTGTTCGCAAAGAAGCCGGACGGGCTTGCGTCTAGACATATGTCAAGACCAAGCAAGGAGCACTATAATGAGTGGCAGCGAAACCGTTCTCCCCCTAGGGCGCAGCCGGCCAAAGGGCGGCATTCCAAGAGGGCTGGCGCGCACCGGCCCGGTTATCTTTTCTTACGGCTTCCGGCCGTTTTTCCTCGGCGGCGCCCTCTGGGCCATCGTGGCGATGGTGTTGTGGATCGCAGCCCTTTCCGGCTTCATCGATATTGGCGGAGACTATGGCGCGCCGAACTGGCATGCCCATGAGATGCTGTTCGGTTTCGCTTCAGCGGTGCTGGCCGGCTTTCTCCTGACGGCTGTGCCGAACTGGACGGGGCGGCTGCCGGTGTCGGGCAAACCGCTGGTCTGGCTGTTTGCGCTCTGGTGCGCCGGCCGGCTTTTGCTGCTCGTGCCGGATCAGGTGGGCGTGGTCACCGCCGCAGCCGTCGACGGGCTGTTCCTGCCGGCGCTGCTGGCGATCTGCGCGCGCGAGGTTATTGCCGGACGCAAATGGAAGGACCTGAAGGTGCTGGGCGGGCTGCTGGCGCTTTCCGTCGCCAATATTGTTTTCCATGTGGCGGCGATTGGCGGCGATCACAGCCAGATGGCGACCCGCCTTGCCGTCTCGGCTTATACCGTGCTCGTCATCATCGTCGGTGGCCGCATCGTGCCGAGTTTCACCCGCAACTGGCTGAACCGTTTTGGCCGCACGGATTTTCCCGTGCCCTATAACGGCTTCGACACCGCCGCCATCCTCACCGGCATCGTGGCGCTTGCCGTGTGGACAATAGAGCCTGAGAGCATGCTGGCCGTGTCCACGGCGCTTCTGGCCGCGTTCATGCACGCTGTGCGTCTCATCCGCTGGCGCGGCTGGACGACCCGGCCGGAGCAGGTGCTGGTGGTGTTGCATGTGGCCTATGCCTTCATTCCCGTTGGGTTCATTGCCATCGCTCTGGCGGCTCTTGATGTCATGGACACGCGCTCCGTCCTGCACATCTTCACCGTCGGCGTTATCGGCTGCATGATGCTTGCGGTGATGACGAGAGCGAGCCTTGGCCATACCGGACGCAAGCTCGCGGCTAGCAGGCTGACCATTGCAGCTTACGTATCTCTGATCGCCTGCGCGCTGCTGAGACCGGCAGCCGAGTTCCTTCCCGGCGTTATGATGCATCTTTATGGCTGCTCGGCGCTTCTCTGGATCGTGGGTTTTGGTCTCTTCTGCGTCGAATACGGGCCGATCCTGATGCGCGAACGCAAACCGCTGAAAGCCTGAAACGCTCTCTTGCGATACCGTCAAAACAAAACGCCCCGGAAGTGATTTCCGGGGCGTTTCGTTATCAACCGTAACCGACGGTTTTAATGTGCGCCGGCCCCGGCGCGGATGAAGATGCGAAACGCCGTGCGCGCCTCGTCGAAATTGCCGGCCCATTGATGACCCCGGGCCAGAAGCTCCGGGTAAAGAAAGGTCGGCTCCTGCGGCATCAGCACGAAGATCACGGCGCCCGGCAGAAGACGATCCAGCGATTTAAGCGTGCGGCTCGTCTGGCCTTCGGCCGTCTCTTCGCTGAGATCGAGATAGATGGCCGGATCAGGCCATATCTGCGGCTCTTCGGCATTGCCCGCAAGCGCTGGCGAAACAGATATCTGCTCGGTTTCAATGGATTGCGGCGTGAACAGTACTTCCCAGTCGCCGCCGCCGATTTCCCTGACCTGATGGTCGAAACCGCGCTCGGCCATCACCTTGAACAGCGGAACCGGCCGGAAGGTGGCGTATAATCGCAGCGCCTCACCGGGGGCGAGCCCGGCCACGGCTTCCATGATGGCCGGAAAGGGCTCGCCGCCGCTCTGCAAAAGCGGCCGGACATCAAGTTCCCTGATCATTTCCGTCATTGCATCGCCTCATCTGTCGGCTGGCGGCGGCAAGAGCCGTCCGCCAGAGGTCTTTTCACCATGCCGCAGGCGCTGGGGTCAATGTTCGGAACCGCAGCAGCATTCGCAGCCGGACATATCGTCCTCGGAACCTTCGGCCTGTTCTTCCAGCCGGCCGATATCGAGACGCCAGACTTCCGGGCCCTGTTCGAGATATTCCCAGCCGAACTGGCCAGGGAAATTGGTGGCGAGCTGGTAGAGCAGGGGGCGGGGATCGTGATCGCTGGTGATCTGCAGCGATTGACCCTCGGTCAACGCGCCAAGCGCACCGAAAATGCGCGGATGGCGTTCACGATGCGGAATGATGCGCACATCTATATTGGTTGCGGTCTGGGCTTCGGACATTGGCTGGCTCCACGGCCGCGGATGGAATGATGTCCGGCGGTGCGGCCGGCCGGCGGACTGGAAAAACCTATCCGCCGTGCCGTTGGGAGACATTGTCGCCGCGCAAACAAACCTGAGATTCGTCAGGTTCGTTGTGACAAGCATCAGCCGGCAAGGCTGCGATAGATTGCCGGTAGCGCCGATGGCAGCTTCGCTATCCTGCTGACGATGGCATAACCGTTCTGGCCGAACATGGCCGGAATATAGGATTGCGCCTTGCTGTCGACCGTTACGCCGAAGACACTGACGCCTGAGCGCCGCGCCTCGGAAACCGCACGGCGGCTATCCTCTATGGCGAAGCGGCCCTCGTAGTGATCGACATCGTTCGGCTTGCCATCCGTCAGCAGCAGCAGCAGCTTGCGGCGCTCCGGTCTTTCATGCAGCTTGGCGCTGGCGTGGCGGATGGCGGGGCCGATGCGGGTGTAGAAGCCGGGCTTCAGTGCCGCGATGCGACGCTCGATGGTGTGGCCCATCGGTTCATCGAAATCCTTCACCGTCTCCACCCGCACCCAGGAACGGCGGCGGGAGGTGAAGGTCAGGATTGAGTGAATGTCACCGCAGGCGGAAAGCCCGTGGGCAAGCACCAGCAGGGCTTCCTTTTCCACGTCCAGAACCCGACGATTGTCGAACCAGGCATCGGTCGATAGCGACACGTCGACGAGGATCGTTACGGCAAGATCATGCGCCTGCGGGCGGCTTGCCACATGAATGCGGTCGCTGCCCTGTCCGCCGGCGGCAATATCGCTTCTGGCGCGAACCACGGCGTCAAGATCGAGATCGTTACCGTCGAGCTGGGCGCGCAGCAGTTCGTGGCGCGGCCTCAGCACCTCGAATTGCCGCCTGACGCGGCGGATGAGGTTTTTGGTGTCCGGGTCGGGTTCCGGTGCCGTCTCGGCGTCCTTCGCCGGTCCTGAAATGACCCGGCAATGGTCGGCGAGATAAGTGCGGCTGCGATAATCCCATTCGGGATAGGTCAGCTCCGCCGTCAGCGCGGTATGGTTCAGTGCTTCAGGCGGCAGGTCGAGATCGAAGCGGAAGCGGGCGGAAGGCCGCCCCTTTCTTTCACCCAGCGTCAAATCGTCAAGCTCGTCCGCCGCACTGCCGTCGGCATCGTCGCTGTCGTCACCCGGCCGGTCGACATTCACCATCTCGGCCATGGCGAGGATTTTTTCGAAGCGGTTGAGGATAAAGGGGCTGCGTTCCGTCTGCCGGTTCTCCGCCTTTTCACGCACGGCGATATGACGGGCGGCTTCCGCCTCCTGCGGCGCTGCCGCCGCTGCCGGCTGGTCCTCGCCCTGCCGGGCCTCGGATGTCTCCCGCAGCAACGTGTCCGGCCAGAGTGGAACAGGCAGCATCGGCAGGTAGCGCGGCGGTGCTTTTTCCGGAGGGCTCGCAGGCGGCGCATAGCCCTCGATCCCTGCCGCCGCGGCCAACATGAATAACACCCGTTGTTCCACCCGCTGTTCTGCCTGGGGTAAAGGCCGCGTCTGCCGCACCGCGAGCATGGCGGCGCACAGCCGGCGATAACGGGTTTTCATGCCGGGAAAAGCACGGGTCACGATCTCTGCAAGTTCTGCGGCGCGGTGGAGCCGGGCGAGATCGTTGCGCAGCGGGTCAGCCGCCGCGACCGGTTCAAGCGGCATCAGCGCCATGGCGGCGGCGAGCCAGAGATAAAGATCGCGGTTGAGGCGGCGGTCGGGAAACAGATCGAGCACCGGCGGCAACATCAGCGTGGCATGATCCCGGCCCGGCTGGGCGAGCTTTTCTTCGCCAAGGCCCATGCGCTGGCGAAGCCTCAGCCGGTGTGTGGAAGTGCGGGCACGGGCCGGGGCTATCTGCACCGCATGTTCACCGCCAAAACCGCGGAAACAGATGGTCAGCACCGCCTGCATATCCTCCAGCTTCACGGCATGATCCGGGAAGCGCAGCCATGTGCCGGTTTCGCCGATCAGCCTGTGCCAGGCGCGGCCGACGGTTTCTTCCAGTTCCAGAAAGTCCAGCATGGTGTATCCTCATGGCATCGGACCGGAATGCGCGGGGCAACCGCGCAACCCGGTGTGGATATCAAAGCGCGCTATCGGATGATCGCATCCGCGACTTCATGCAACGCGGCCTTCACATCAGGCTCGTCGGTCAGCGGTTCGATCATGGTTGCGCGCACGGCCTGGCGGGCGGGAAGCCCGGTATCGATGAGGCTGGCGCAATAAACGAGCAGGCGGGTGGAAACGCCTTCTTCCAGATCGTGGCCTTTCAGGCCGCGCAGCCGGTGGGCGAGATCGACGAGCGGCTCGACATCGCGCGCATCCAGCCCGCTTTCATGCGAAACGACGGCGATTTCCTGCTCCTTCGGCAGAAAGTCGAATTCGATGGCGACGAAGCGCTGGCGGGTGCTGGGTTTCAGGCTTTTCAGAAGGTTCTGGTATCCGGGGTTATAGGACACGACGAGCATGAAGCCGGAGGGCGCTTCCAGAACCTCGCCGGTGCGCTCCAGCGGCAGGATGCGGCGGTCGTCGGTGAGCGGATGTAGCACGACGGCCACATCCTTGCGCGCCTCGACGATCTCGTCGAGGTAACATATGCCGCCCTGGCGCACCGATCGTGTCAGAGGACCGTCCATCCACACGGTTTCGCCGCCTTTCAGCAGGTAGCGGCCGGTCAGGTCGGCAGCAGCCAGATCGTCGTGGCATGAAATGGTGGAAAGCGGCAGGCCGAGTTTCGCCGCCATATGGCTGACGAAACGGGTCTTGCCGCAACCGGTCGGGCCTTTCAGCAGCAGCGGCAATTGCCGCACCCAGGCGCTTTCGAACAGCACGCATTCATTGCCAAGCGGGGTGTAGAACGGCGCGTCCGGCAAAGGGTGCGGTGCGGGGCGGAAAATCGTATTCATGGTCATCTCCATGGTTGATGGTAAGGACCGGCTCTCCGGGGGAAAAGGAGAGCCGGTCCGTTTCTCATTCGGCGGGCTGCACGAGGCGGGCGACGTCACCCTGTTTCTGCTTGCCCGGCACCAGGACTGCCCAGATGAACATGATTGCCGAAATGAGAACTGCGAAACCGGAGCCGAGGCGGATCCAGTAGAAGATGGCCAGCTGGTCCTGCACATCCATGAAGCTTTCGCCCATGACACGCTGAAGCTGGATCTGCACCACGCCAGCGAAGGTCAACGCGAAGGTCATGACCGACATGGCCGTGCACATGACCCAGAAGCTCGTCATCGAAAGCCACTGATTGTAGGGCGCACGTTTCTTCATTTCCGGTATGGCATAGGCCATCATCGCAAGGTTCAGCATCACATAGGCGCCGAAGAAGGCGAGATGTCCGTGGGCGGCGGTCAGCTGCGTGCCGTGGGTGTAGTAGTTCACCGAAGACAGCGTGTGCAGGAAACCCCAGACGCCGGCGCCGAAGAAGGCCATGACCGAGCAGCCGATCGACCAGAGCAGCGCTGCGCGGTTCTCATGCTTGCGGCCGGCCTTCCAGGTCATGACGAAGGTGAAGATGACCATGGTGAAGAAGGGGGCCACTTCCAGCGTCGAGAACAGCGAGCCAATCCATTGCCAGTAACCCGGTGCGCCGATCCAGTAATAGTGGTGGCCGGTGCCGAGAATGCCCGAAAAGAGGGCGAGACCGACGATGACATAGAGCCATTTTTCCACCACTTCGCGGTCGATGCCGTTGAGCTTGATCATCAGGAAGGCGAGGATCGACGCCATGATCAGTTCCCACACGCCTTCCACCCACAGATGGATGACGTACCACCAGTACATCTTGTCGAGCGCCAGATTGATGGGGTTGTAGAAGGCGAAGAGGAAGAAGATCGCCAGACCCCAGAGGCCGAAGAGCAGGATGTTGATGACCGTCGTCTTGCGGCCCTTCAGCGCCGTCATGGTGATGTTGAATAGGAACATCAAAACGACAAGCACGATGCCGACCTTGATGGCGAAGGGCTGTTCGAGGAATTCGCGGCCCTCATGGATGCGGAACATATATCCGACCACGGCGACAGCGGCGGCCACCAGGAAGATCCAGAACTGCGCGATGGCGA
This is a stretch of genomic DNA from Agrobacterium fabrum str. C58. It encodes these proteins:
- the nirK gene encoding copper-containing nitrite reductase, with product MTETFHITRRNILAGAAFAGAIAPMIIPSAAGAAEEKKAAAKPLTSAEIAALPRAKVDLVKPPFVHAHTQKAEGGPKIVEFTLTIKEQKMILDDKGTEVHAMTFNGSVPGPLMVVHQDDYVELTLINPDTNELQHNIDFHSATGALGGGGLTIVNPGEKAILRFKATKAGVFVYHCAPPGMVPWHVTSGMNGAIMVLPREGLTDGHGKELVYDKVYYVGEQDFYIPRDENGNFKKYESAGDAMADTLEVMRKLTPSHIVFNGAVGALTGEHALQAAVGEKVLIVHSQANRDTRPHLIGGHGDYVWATGKFRNPPDLDQETWFIPGGTAGAAFYTFEQPGIYAYVNHNLIEAFELGAAAHFKVTGEWNNTLMQAVLAPSSI
- a CDS encoding sugar phosphate isomerase/epimerase family protein — encoded protein: MKTFKSKFASMAAVVALAAGIANPVFADDSKTLPIAAQMYTLRNAGTLEEQLAILNRAGVSAVETVDMQKVSASELNALLEKHKIKVISSHVPIDKLRGNLDEVITEQKAVGNPVVTVPFLKPEDRPKDAAGWTAFGKELGGYADKLSAAGLSMAYHNHDFEMAKFDGKTALELLLDAAGPKLQSELDVAWVARSGTDPAEFLGTLKGRVFAIHAKDNAPAGTAENERGFATLGTGVLDWKAILPAAKQAGVKLFILEHDLPLDAEAVVTKGNAFLNERLPTLQ
- a CDS encoding gluconate 2-dehydrogenase subunit 3 family protein, which translates into the protein MNRRELLKLIAIATGLPLIGADVLTAAENAAKPAGGGHVFSPEEIRFLDEVAETIIPRTSTPGAKDAEVGAFMAVYAADCYTDEQRALFLSAIPEIEKRSQADHKKGFLDLTAEQKQALLSALDKQARAEQTPAKPHAFTLVKQLTLLGFFTSKIGATEVLVYDEIPGGFEDRVPYKKGTPAWGTT
- a CDS encoding GMC oxidoreductase; its protein translation is MADNHYDAIVVGSGISGGWAAKELTQKGLKVLMLERGRNIEHVTDYQNADKEAWDYPHRNRATQEMKAKYPVLSRDYLLEEATLGMWADEQETPYVEEKRFDWFRGYHVGGRSLLWGRQTYRWSQTDFEANAKDGIAVDWPIRYEDVSPWYDYVERFAGISGSREGLDILPDGEFLPPIPLNFVEQDVASRLKKAFKGTRHLINSRCANITQELPDQERTPCQFRNKCRLGCPFGGYFSTQASTLPAAVATGNLTLRPFSIVKEILYDKDKKKARGVEIIDAETNLTYEYTADIIFLNASTLNSTWVLMNSATDVWEGGLGSSSGELGHNVMDHHFRMGATGQVDGFEDFYFKGRRPAGFYIPRFRNTGDDKRKYLRGFGYQGSASRSRWEREIAELNIGADYKDTLTEPGGWTIGMTAFGEMLPYHDNRVKLDHDKKDKWGLPVLSMNVEMKQNELDMREDMVNDAVEMFEAVGIKNVKPSRGTYAPGMGIHEMGTARMGRDPKTSVLNGNNQVWDAPNVFVTDGACMTSASCVNPSLTYMALTARAAEFAVSERKKGNL
- a CDS encoding c-type cytochrome, producing the protein MRNISIIAAAMLAASTVPALSEGDVAKGEAVFKRCSACHAIGEGAKNRVGPQLNGIIGRAAGGVPDYTYSSAMKKAGEDGLVWTPEELRDFLSAPKKKIPGNKMALAGISKPEDLDNLIAYIESTASKPAE
- a CDS encoding SUMF1/EgtB/PvdO family nonheme iron enzyme; this encodes MGIPGNSHFPNAVSLLLPLSLATVLATAIGFQSGIIRSGADTRAAMTAPQVVTVPAGRFTYRAEGEYFRDGYAVDGPMVDLTMRQNLTIMKYQVSSANYARCVAEGGCQQPEPGFAAPVGGEIPATGISQDDAHAYAKWLSERTGAVWRLPSDAELAFAAGSLFPDETLGVAADSENPALRWLADYERQTSRKAAGNPVPQSYGSFGENEYGLADFGGNIWEWTASCSHRVTLGKDGEVVDTAAACGIPVASGKHRAAMSAFVKNPKSGGCAVGVPPDNLGFRLVKDTRWYAPLVEKLRAARLIS
- a CDS encoding Crp/Fnr family transcriptional regulator, translated to MKIDRSVIRSLALFAKMADDELDGLLTHATSRLVPPGEAIFEQGQSAAHFFLLIHGRLKVTQVTHDGQQIIVRMVHPGDLFGFARALQRSDYPGTATTAAESVILSWQTDLWPQFVEQNPHLAVSAMQTIGQRLEEAHTRIREMSTQEVERRVAHAVLRLSQQAGRKELDGIRIDFPISRQDIAEMTGTTLHTVSRILSSWESKGLVQGGRQKLLVCNLPGLAQLAEGETSQV